Proteins co-encoded in one Hymenobacter swuensis DY53 genomic window:
- a CDS encoding CoA-acylating methylmalonate-semialdehyde dehydrogenase: MEAETVKYPVVRNYVAGQFVDTETANTLSVESPLTGEVLAEMPLSGAVALDTAVQAATAAFPAWSATPIKERVQVFYRYKALLERHMAELSELVHQENGKTLDEARAEVEKAIELTEFACSLPQLVAGEVMEVSKGVECRIEKRPLGVVASIAPFNFPNMVPHWTIPNALVLGNCMILKPSELVPLSAMRIAELLKEAGLPDGVLNVVNGDREIVEAICDHPAIQAVSFVGSTRIAQVVYRRATANLKRCVALGGAKNHLLVLPDAHADMTASNVAASMSGCAGQRCMAGSAMVAVGSVDHIISKLVEEARKIVPGQNLGSVISRQAKERIERYITEAEQAGATVLLDGRNPTVAGHENGYYVGPTVIDYVTPDMAIASEEVFGPVLAIMRTNTLEEALCIENASNYGNAAAVFTQSGGLARYVMENASAGMIGVNIGVPVPREPFSFGGWNESKFGACDITGKSSIEFWTQMKKVTTKWNPESRTNWMS; this comes from the coding sequence ATGGAGGCAGAAACTGTAAAATACCCGGTTGTCCGCAACTACGTCGCCGGTCAGTTTGTCGATACCGAAACTGCCAACACTCTCTCGGTGGAGAGCCCCCTGACGGGTGAGGTGCTGGCCGAAATGCCACTTTCGGGCGCGGTGGCACTGGATACGGCCGTCCAGGCGGCCACAGCGGCATTCCCGGCCTGGTCGGCCACGCCGATTAAGGAGCGGGTACAGGTATTTTACCGCTACAAAGCCCTGCTGGAGCGGCACATGGCCGAGCTATCGGAGCTGGTGCACCAGGAAAACGGCAAGACGCTGGATGAGGCCCGGGCGGAAGTGGAAAAAGCTATTGAGCTAACCGAATTTGCCTGCTCCCTGCCGCAGCTGGTTGCGGGCGAGGTAATGGAAGTCAGCAAAGGCGTAGAATGCCGCATCGAGAAGCGGCCGTTGGGCGTGGTGGCCTCTATTGCCCCGTTCAACTTCCCCAACATGGTGCCGCACTGGACCATCCCGAACGCTCTTGTGTTAGGCAATTGCATGATCCTAAAGCCTTCGGAATTAGTGCCGCTGAGTGCTATGCGCATCGCGGAGCTGCTGAAAGAAGCCGGCCTCCCCGACGGCGTGCTCAATGTGGTGAATGGCGACAGGGAAATCGTGGAAGCCATCTGCGATCATCCCGCTATTCAGGCCGTGTCGTTTGTGGGCTCCACGCGCATTGCCCAGGTGGTGTACCGCCGGGCCACCGCCAACCTGAAGCGGTGCGTGGCCCTTGGCGGCGCTAAAAATCACCTGCTGGTGTTGCCCGATGCCCACGCGGATATGACGGCTTCCAACGTGGCCGCCTCCATGTCGGGGTGCGCGGGGCAGCGGTGCATGGCGGGCTCAGCTATGGTGGCCGTGGGCTCCGTAGACCACATCATCAGCAAGCTGGTGGAAGAAGCCCGCAAGATTGTGCCCGGCCAGAACCTGGGCTCCGTTATAAGCCGGCAGGCCAAGGAGCGGATTGAACGCTACATCACCGAAGCCGAGCAGGCCGGCGCCACCGTATTGCTGGATGGCCGCAACCCCACCGTAGCAGGCCACGAAAACGGCTACTACGTGGGCCCCACCGTCATCGACTACGTGACGCCCGATATGGCTATTGCCAGTGAGGAAGTCTTCGGGCCGGTACTGGCCATTATGCGCACCAACACGCTGGAGGAGGCGCTATGCATTGAAAACGCCTCCAATTATGGTAACGCCGCCGCTGTGTTTACTCAAAGCGGCGGTCTGGCCCGCTACGTGATGGAAAACGCCTCGGCCGGCATGATTGGCGTAAATATCGGCGTGCCCGTGCCCCGGGAGCCATTCTCCTTCGGCGGCTGGAACGAGTCGAAATTCGGGGCCTGCGACATCACCGGCAAAAGCTCCATCGAATTCTGGACCCAGATGAAGAAAGTAACCACCAAGTGGAACCCCGAGTCGCGCACCAACTGGATGAGCTAG
- a CDS encoding aminotransferase class III-fold pyridoxal phosphate-dependent enzyme, with translation METTFDTDKQQILQDNLDHTLFSWSKQAGLNPISAGRAEGVYLWDRDGKRYIDFSSQLMNVNIGHGNQKVTEAVAAQMRELSYVYPGMITKARGDLGRRLADITAPNLTKAFFTLGGAEAIENAVKLARVYTGRHKIVSLYQSFHGASYGAISVGGDPRKFAVDSQAMPGTVHVENPYFYRCPWYSSTPEECAERAAAAMERIIGYENPGSVAAVILEGESGTSGCIKYPPSYWQRVREICDKHGILLIADEVMSGFGRTGKWFGSDHHGVKVDLMCMAKGITAGYLPLGAVMVDEQIAHYFDERPLPLGLTYSAHPVSCAAAVAVLDIYEEENMLENVRELGRYLDARICDLMGEHPSIGDWRNTGLFGCLELVKNRDTREPMAPWNAAPSQMEVMNQVAAKIRELGMYTFVRWNYIFIAPPLNITRDELDEGLAIISEALRIADAHTY, from the coding sequence ATGGAAACCACCTTCGACACAGATAAGCAGCAGATTCTGCAGGACAACCTCGACCACACGCTGTTTTCGTGGTCGAAGCAGGCGGGGCTGAACCCAATTAGCGCGGGACGGGCCGAAGGCGTGTACCTCTGGGACCGGGACGGCAAGCGCTACATCGACTTTTCCTCGCAGCTGATGAACGTGAACATCGGCCACGGCAACCAGAAGGTAACCGAGGCCGTGGCCGCCCAAATGCGGGAGCTGAGCTACGTGTACCCCGGCATGATTACCAAGGCCCGCGGCGACTTGGGCCGCCGCCTGGCCGACATCACCGCGCCCAATCTCACCAAAGCCTTTTTCACTCTGGGCGGGGCCGAGGCCATTGAAAATGCCGTGAAGCTGGCCCGCGTGTACACCGGCCGCCACAAGATTGTGTCGCTGTACCAGTCGTTTCACGGCGCGTCGTACGGGGCCATCAGCGTGGGCGGCGACCCGCGCAAATTCGCCGTCGACTCGCAGGCTATGCCTGGCACGGTGCACGTTGAAAACCCCTATTTCTACCGTTGCCCCTGGTATAGCAGCACGCCCGAGGAATGCGCCGAGCGAGCTGCCGCCGCCATGGAACGCATCATCGGCTACGAGAATCCAGGCAGCGTGGCGGCCGTTATCCTAGAGGGAGAATCGGGCACCTCAGGCTGCATTAAGTATCCGCCCAGCTACTGGCAGCGGGTGCGCGAAATCTGCGACAAACACGGCATTCTGCTCATTGCCGACGAAGTAATGTCGGGCTTCGGGCGCACTGGCAAGTGGTTCGGCTCCGACCACCACGGCGTGAAAGTGGATCTAATGTGCATGGCCAAGGGCATCACGGCCGGCTACCTGCCCCTGGGCGCAGTGATGGTGGATGAGCAGATTGCCCACTACTTCGATGAGCGGCCGTTACCGCTGGGTCTCACCTACTCGGCTCACCCCGTATCCTGCGCCGCCGCCGTGGCCGTGCTCGATATCTACGAGGAAGAAAACATGCTGGAGAATGTGCGGGAGCTGGGCCGCTACCTGGATGCCCGCATCTGCGACCTGATGGGTGAGCACCCCAGCATCGGCGACTGGCGCAATACAGGCCTTTTCGGCTGCCTGGAGCTGGTGAAGAACCGGGACACCAGAGAGCCCATGGCCCCCTGGAACGCCGCTCCCTCACAAATGGAAGTTATGAACCAGGTGGCGGCCAAAATCCGGGAGCTGGGCATGTACACTTTTGTGCGCTGGAACTACATTTTCATTGCCCCACCCCTCAACATCACCCGCGACGAGCTGGATGAAGGTCTGGCCATCATCAGCGAAGCCCTGCGCATAGCCGACGCCCACACCTACTAG